One Cellulomonas sp. NS3 genomic region harbors:
- a CDS encoding flagellar biosynthetic protein FliO produces the protein MDDGPVLLLRVVVSLLCVVGLIWVVARKVGATPGRRLPAGPSLQVVGRQSLGRHAGVAVLAVGNRRLLLGYGEQQVTMLTELAPVLDTTPAPAREVATRPAGTALTALPASLTSFVAARRPGRPSAAPAAADVPVAPAGDEVLLRAPLDIDALLAEAGVPGTAVPGTAVHGTAVHDTAVHDTAVHDTAVHDTAPHDDATPAGPAAPVATAPLVPTQATTSALDGSILSPATWRRAVTSLQERTVRR, from the coding sequence ATGGACGACGGTCCCGTGCTGCTGCTGCGCGTGGTGGTCTCGCTCCTGTGCGTCGTCGGCCTGATCTGGGTCGTCGCGCGCAAGGTCGGCGCGACCCCGGGCCGCCGCCTGCCTGCGGGGCCGTCGCTGCAGGTCGTCGGCCGGCAGTCGCTCGGCCGGCACGCCGGCGTCGCGGTCCTCGCGGTCGGCAACCGCCGGCTCCTGCTCGGCTACGGGGAGCAGCAGGTCACGATGCTCACCGAGCTCGCCCCCGTGCTCGACACCACGCCGGCGCCGGCCCGCGAGGTCGCGACCCGGCCCGCGGGGACGGCGCTGACCGCGCTGCCCGCGTCGCTCACGTCGTTCGTCGCGGCGCGCCGCCCGGGCCGCCCGTCCGCAGCTCCGGCCGCCGCGGACGTCCCGGTGGCGCCCGCCGGCGACGAGGTGCTGCTGCGTGCGCCGCTCGACATCGACGCGCTGCTCGCCGAGGCCGGGGTGCCCGGCACCGCAGTGCCCGGCACCGCGGTGCACGGCACCGCGGTGCACGACACCGCAGTGCACGACACCGCAGTGCACGACACCGCAGTGCACGACACCGCGCCGCACGACGACGCGACACCCGCCGGCCCCGCCGCGCCCGTCGCGACGGCCCCGCTCGTCCCCACGCAGGCCACCACCTCGGCGCTCGACGGCTCGATCCTGTCGCCCGCGACGTGGCGCCGCGCCGTCACCTCGCTCCAGGAACGCACGGTCCGCCGGTGA
- the fliN gene encoding flagellar motor switch protein FliN, translating into MNPTATLTDTALAAATAVARLVPATVPLTAVPARPGTGPAPTATAVVASFVGSPSADLVLVAEEAVAGALLAGADGGAPLALADALRPALEGACAVLGAGVLDSARTEPAGTAVADDALLFALERDGVAQAWFALRVRAEPNAVVQVPGVPAQRASMHVLYDVEMTLTAELGRTRLPVRQVLELTPGAVLELDRAAGSPADIMVNGRLVARGEVVVVDEDYGIRITEIVAGEQGTL; encoded by the coding sequence ATGAACCCCACCGCCACGCTCACCGACACCGCGCTCGCCGCGGCGACCGCGGTGGCCCGCCTCGTGCCTGCGACCGTCCCGCTGACGGCCGTCCCGGCGCGTCCGGGCACGGGCCCCGCGCCGACCGCCACGGCCGTCGTCGCGTCGTTCGTCGGCTCGCCGAGCGCGGACCTCGTGCTGGTCGCGGAGGAGGCCGTCGCCGGCGCTCTGCTCGCGGGCGCCGACGGCGGAGCGCCGCTCGCGCTCGCCGACGCGCTGCGCCCGGCCCTCGAGGGTGCGTGCGCGGTGCTCGGCGCCGGCGTGCTCGACTCGGCCCGCACCGAGCCGGCCGGGACCGCGGTCGCGGACGACGCGCTGCTGTTCGCCCTCGAGCGCGACGGCGTCGCGCAGGCCTGGTTCGCGCTGCGCGTGCGCGCCGAGCCCAACGCCGTCGTGCAGGTCCCGGGCGTCCCCGCGCAGCGAGCCAGCATGCACGTGCTCTACGACGTCGAGATGACGCTCACGGCCGAGCTCGGCCGGACCCGGCTGCCCGTGCGCCAGGTCCTCGAGCTGACGCCCGGTGCCGTGCTCGAGCTCGACCGCGCCGCCGGCAGCCCGGCGGACATCATGGTCAACGGCCGGCTCGTCGCGCGCGGCGAGGTCGTCGTCGTCGACGAGGACTACGGCATCCGGATCACGGAGATCGTCGCGGGCGAGCAGGGCACCCTCTGA
- a CDS encoding flagellar biosynthetic protein FliR — translation MTLPLATVETAMLAGVRIAAFLVIAPPFAHRAIPAQVKVMLALGLALAVTPRLEAAGGAPASTPEFVGDLVAQVVIGGGLGFLVALVFSAVQSAGNLIDLFGGFQMAAAFDPMQMTSGAQFARLYQLTALVLLFVTNGYQMVLAGLVRTFDALPLGATLDLGVMAEQVTEGVTQMFLASLQIAGPLVVILFLTDVGLGLLTRVSPALNAFALGFPLKILMTVTFAGFAYLAMPGQIEGLVSTAVRTVLGVSA, via the coding sequence ATGACGCTGCCGCTCGCGACCGTCGAGACCGCGATGCTCGCGGGCGTGCGGATCGCCGCGTTCCTGGTGATCGCGCCCCCGTTCGCGCACCGGGCGATCCCCGCCCAGGTCAAGGTCATGCTCGCGCTCGGCCTCGCCCTGGCGGTCACCCCGCGCCTCGAGGCCGCCGGGGGAGCCCCCGCGTCGACGCCGGAGTTCGTCGGGGACCTCGTGGCCCAGGTCGTGATCGGCGGCGGCCTCGGCTTCCTCGTCGCGCTCGTGTTCTCCGCCGTGCAGTCGGCCGGCAACCTGATCGACCTGTTCGGCGGCTTCCAGATGGCGGCGGCGTTCGACCCGATGCAGATGACGAGCGGCGCGCAGTTCGCCCGGCTCTACCAGCTCACGGCGCTCGTCCTGCTGTTCGTCACCAACGGCTACCAGATGGTGCTCGCGGGCCTCGTCCGCACGTTCGACGCGCTGCCGCTCGGCGCGACGCTGGACCTCGGGGTCATGGCCGAGCAGGTCACGGAGGGCGTCACGCAGATGTTCCTCGCGTCGCTGCAGATCGCCGGCCCCCTCGTGGTCATCCTCTTCCTGACCGACGTCGGGCTCGGGCTCCTCACGCGCGTCTCGCCGGCGCTCAACGCGTTCGCGCTCGGCTTCCCGCTCAAGATCTTGATGACGGTGACGTTCGCCGGCTTCGCCTACCTCGCGATGCCCGGGCAGATCGAGGGTCTCGTCTCGACCGCGGTGCGCACCGTCCTCGGGGTGTCCGCATGA
- the fliP gene encoding flagellar type III secretion system pore protein FliP (The bacterial flagellar biogenesis protein FliP forms a type III secretion system (T3SS)-type pore required for flagellar assembly.) gives MTPARRRAVLLLLVAALALVLLLVGAGSADAAPLPPEQPAAPTAPVDPGGSAGDTVSVDINGVNGTPSSSIVVLLAITLLSVVPALLLMMTSFTKIFVVLALTRNALGLQGVPPNQVIAGLALFLSLFIMAPVVGDVNELGVQPYLAGQLTFTQAVDVGSAPLRDFMLDHTRESDLALITRAADQPNPESPESVPMLTLIPAFMLSELRAAFIIGFVIFVPFLVIDIVVSSALMSMGMMMLPPVMVSLPFKLLLFVLVDGWGLVVTALIGSYMGGG, from the coding sequence CTGACCCCCGCGCGCCGCCGCGCCGTCCTGCTGCTGCTCGTCGCGGCCCTCGCGCTCGTGCTGCTGCTCGTCGGTGCCGGCTCCGCGGACGCCGCGCCGCTGCCGCCCGAGCAGCCGGCCGCCCCGACGGCCCCGGTCGACCCGGGCGGCTCCGCGGGCGACACGGTCTCGGTCGACATCAACGGCGTCAACGGCACGCCGAGCAGCTCGATCGTCGTGCTGCTCGCGATCACGCTGCTCTCGGTCGTGCCGGCGCTGCTGCTCATGATGACGAGCTTCACGAAGATCTTCGTGGTGCTCGCGCTCACGCGGAACGCGCTCGGGCTCCAGGGCGTCCCGCCCAACCAGGTGATCGCCGGGCTCGCGCTGTTCCTCAGCCTGTTCATCATGGCGCCGGTCGTCGGCGACGTGAACGAGCTCGGCGTCCAGCCCTACCTCGCGGGCCAGCTCACGTTCACGCAGGCCGTGGACGTCGGCTCCGCCCCGCTGCGCGACTTCATGCTCGACCACACCCGGGAGTCGGACCTCGCGCTCATCACGCGCGCCGCGGACCAGCCCAACCCCGAGAGCCCCGAGTCCGTCCCGATGCTCACGCTGATCCCCGCGTTCATGCTCTCGGAGCTGCGGGCCGCGTTCATCATCGGGTTCGTCATCTTCGTGCCGTTCCTCGTGATCGACATCGTCGTCTCCTCGGCGCTGATGTCGATGGGCATGATGATGCTGCCGCCCGTGATGGTCTCGCTGCCGTTCAAGCTCCTGCTGTTCGTGCTCGTCGACGGCTGGGGACTCGTCGTTACCGCGCTCATCGGCTCGTACATGGGCGGGGGCTGA
- a CDS encoding EscU/YscU/HrcU family type III secretion system export apparatus switch protein: protein MSGGDGGEKTEKATPQRMKEVRKKGQLSRSQDLSAWVGLGAAAVALPMVLERGGDAAVAQLTTVRDVAANPEPALAVQALADAGRSMGTTLLPILALVVVVTIAVAAGQGGIHPRKVTVHMKQLNVFKGVKNMVSGQSLWQGVKTLLKTAVVGFVLYAGVQSLVPVLMGSGQLSVAQLLGVAEGGVTDLLRGGIAAGVALAVLDVIVVMKRNRKQTRMSLQEIKDENKRTEGDPLLKGAIRSKQMAMSRNRMMAAVADADVVLVNPTHVAVALRYEPGTGAPRVVAKGAGAVATRIRAEATDKRVPMVEDIPLARALHAACEIGQEVPEYLYTAVARILAFVMALRRRGAALGQHRLPTGPSELPPEAADPRRHRAAARRAPSTSRPSPSTPEPRPSATAGATS, encoded by the coding sequence ATGAGCGGCGGGGACGGCGGGGAGAAGACCGAGAAGGCCACCCCGCAGCGGATGAAGGAGGTCCGCAAGAAGGGCCAGCTCTCCCGGTCGCAGGACCTGTCCGCGTGGGTCGGGCTCGGCGCCGCCGCGGTTGCGCTGCCCATGGTGCTCGAGCGCGGGGGAGACGCCGCCGTCGCGCAGCTCACCACCGTGCGGGACGTCGCCGCGAACCCCGAGCCGGCGCTCGCGGTGCAGGCGCTGGCCGACGCGGGCCGCTCGATGGGCACGACGCTGCTGCCGATCCTCGCGCTGGTCGTCGTCGTGACGATCGCCGTCGCCGCGGGCCAGGGCGGGATCCACCCGCGCAAGGTCACCGTGCACATGAAGCAGCTCAACGTGTTCAAGGGCGTCAAGAACATGGTGTCGGGGCAGTCGCTGTGGCAGGGCGTCAAGACGCTGCTCAAGACGGCCGTCGTCGGCTTCGTGCTCTACGCGGGCGTCCAGTCGCTCGTCCCGGTCCTGATGGGCTCGGGCCAGCTCTCCGTGGCCCAGCTCCTCGGCGTCGCGGAGGGCGGCGTGACCGACCTCCTGCGCGGCGGCATCGCGGCGGGTGTCGCGCTCGCGGTGCTCGACGTGATCGTGGTCATGAAGCGCAACCGCAAGCAGACGCGGATGTCGCTGCAGGAGATCAAGGACGAGAACAAGCGCACCGAGGGCGACCCGCTGCTCAAGGGAGCGATCCGCTCCAAGCAGATGGCGATGAGCCGCAACCGCATGATGGCGGCCGTCGCCGACGCGGACGTCGTCCTCGTCAACCCGACGCACGTCGCCGTCGCGCTGCGCTACGAGCCGGGGACCGGTGCCCCGCGCGTCGTGGCGAAGGGAGCCGGGGCGGTCGCGACGCGCATCCGCGCCGAGGCGACCGACAAGCGCGTCCCGATGGTCGAGGACATCCCGCTCGCCCGTGCGCTGCACGCCGCGTGCGAGATCGGCCAGGAGGTCCCCGAGTACCTGTACACGGCCGTCGCGCGCATCCTCGCGTTCGTCATGGCGCTGCGCCGCCGCGGCGCCGCGCTCGGCCAGCACCGGCTGCCCACCGGGCCGAGCGAGCTGCCGCCCGAGGCGGCGGACCCCCGTCGTCACCGGGCCGCCGCCCGCCGCGCTCCGTCGACGAGCCGGCCGAGCCCGTCGACCCCCGAACCCCGTCCGTCCGCGACCGCGGGCGCGACCTCATGA
- a CDS encoding flagellar motor switch protein FliM, whose protein sequence is MSAFVTVQDTPATSVRPAQRRNRTHEPEAYDFRRPTTLAREHARLLEMAFETFARQWGTQLTARLRVMSGATFEGVTLHSYDEYVRALPASTAMVLCTVEQTRQTAVVQMPVSALMVWIDYLLGGNGVGDERDGRELTEIELTLVRDLLQHALGDLSYAFAALMPLDVSVRSVQYNPQFVQAVGASDAVLVATFTLTSGEREDTATFMLPAELLLASLRASEGTDSRSADERRAHALALVELDAAVQEVPVDVSVRFAPVVVSPRDVLALTVGEVLPLSHPTTKPLDVVVDGVVLARAAAGNNGSRLACMVVTVEENH, encoded by the coding sequence ATGAGTGCTTTCGTGACGGTCCAGGACACCCCAGCCACCTCCGTGCGCCCTGCGCAGCGGCGCAACCGCACGCACGAGCCCGAGGCGTACGACTTCCGCCGGCCGACGACGCTCGCCCGCGAGCACGCCCGGCTGCTCGAGATGGCGTTCGAGACGTTCGCCCGCCAGTGGGGCACGCAGCTCACGGCGCGCCTGCGGGTCATGTCGGGCGCCACGTTCGAGGGCGTCACGCTGCACTCCTACGACGAGTACGTCCGCGCGCTCCCGGCCTCGACCGCGATGGTCCTGTGCACGGTCGAGCAGACGCGCCAGACGGCCGTCGTCCAGATGCCCGTGAGCGCGCTCATGGTGTGGATCGACTACCTGCTCGGCGGCAACGGCGTCGGCGACGAGCGCGACGGCCGCGAGCTCACCGAGATCGAGCTCACGCTCGTCCGCGACCTGCTGCAGCACGCGCTGGGCGACCTGTCCTACGCGTTCGCCGCGCTGATGCCGCTCGACGTGAGCGTCCGCTCGGTGCAGTACAACCCGCAGTTCGTGCAGGCCGTCGGCGCGTCCGACGCGGTGCTCGTCGCGACGTTCACGCTCACGTCGGGCGAGCGCGAGGACACCGCGACGTTCATGCTCCCCGCCGAGCTGCTGCTCGCGTCGCTGCGGGCCAGCGAGGGCACCGACTCCCGGTCCGCCGACGAGCGCCGCGCGCACGCCCTCGCCCTCGTCGAGCTCGACGCCGCGGTGCAGGAGGTGCCGGTCGACGTGTCGGTGCGCTTCGCGCCCGTCGTCGTCAGCCCGCGCGACGTCCTCGCCCTCACCGTCGGTGAGGTCCTGCCCCTGTCCCACCCCACGACGAAGCCGCTGGACGTGGTCGTCGACGGGGTCGTGCTCGCACGAGCCGCGGCCGGGAACAACGGTTCCCGGCTCGCCTGCATGGTCGTCACCGTCGAGGAGAACCACTGA
- a CDS encoding flagellar biosynthesis protein FlhA yields the protein MKNRSITQFAVPAGVVGIVLLLVVPLPAAMLDVLLAVNITASLVILLTSMYVRRPLDFSVFPSLILVFTLFRLGLNVASTRLVLRDGYAGAVIDAFGHFVVGGSLVIGLVIFLILVVIQFVVITNGAGRVAEVGARFTLDAMPGKQMAIDADLNSGLIDDDTARRRRADVAAEADFYGAMDGGSKFVKGDAIAGIIITVINLVGGFVIGMVQMGMSAPESLERFSLLTIGDGLVTQIPALLLSVATGIVVTRATAEGDLGSMASKQLLQSRPALLIAGVGAICLALLPGMPKPPFVLVGAGLLIAAQRIGAAEKREAAAGEVQVAAEAVAPSADSPEQLIEQMRVHTLEILLAPDLVDLVGSGPDQDLLVRVRGLRRKIAMDLGIVVPPVRTRDSVDLPRATYVVRIAGVEVGRGEAPGGRVLALGDDLGSLPGQSVVEPVFGLAGKWVPAELRHAAEMAGATVVDRVSVLITHLGAIITQNAPRLLGREDVRVLTEGVKQVNPSVVDELVPGLLSLGEVQRVLQGLLAEEVAIRDLSRIYEALTLRAKVTTDPEQLVEAARGALGPALTAQYTAGGALRVITLDPGLEQSLVENLRPSDAGSQVLVDPARLDAILAQLGNAVAAAEASGDPVVLVCAPALRPAVRRLVLLGLPRLPVLSYSEVTGAGIQIETVGVVTGVHAIAS from the coding sequence ATGAAGAACCGGTCGATCACCCAGTTCGCGGTGCCCGCGGGCGTCGTGGGCATCGTCCTGCTGCTCGTGGTGCCGCTGCCCGCGGCGATGCTCGACGTGCTGCTCGCGGTGAACATCACCGCGTCGCTCGTCATCCTGCTCACGAGCATGTACGTGCGCCGCCCGCTCGACTTCTCGGTGTTCCCGTCCCTGATCCTCGTGTTCACGCTGTTCCGGCTCGGGCTCAACGTCGCGAGCACGCGCCTCGTGCTGCGCGACGGCTACGCGGGTGCGGTCATCGACGCGTTCGGGCACTTCGTCGTCGGCGGCTCGCTCGTCATCGGCCTCGTGATCTTCCTGATCCTCGTCGTCATCCAGTTCGTCGTCATCACCAACGGCGCGGGCCGCGTCGCCGAGGTCGGTGCGCGGTTCACGCTCGACGCGATGCCCGGCAAGCAGATGGCGATCGACGCCGACCTCAACTCCGGGCTCATCGACGACGACACCGCGCGCCGCCGCCGGGCCGACGTCGCCGCCGAGGCCGACTTCTACGGCGCGATGGACGGTGGCTCGAAGTTCGTCAAGGGCGACGCGATCGCGGGCATCATCATCACGGTCATCAACCTCGTCGGCGGCTTCGTCATCGGCATGGTGCAGATGGGGATGTCCGCGCCGGAGTCGCTCGAGCGGTTCAGCCTCCTGACGATCGGCGACGGCCTCGTCACGCAGATCCCTGCGCTCCTGCTCTCGGTCGCGACCGGCATCGTCGTGACGCGCGCGACCGCCGAGGGAGACCTCGGCTCGATGGCGTCGAAGCAGCTCCTCCAGAGCCGCCCCGCGCTGCTCATCGCGGGCGTCGGCGCGATCTGCCTCGCGCTGCTCCCGGGCATGCCCAAGCCGCCGTTCGTGCTGGTGGGCGCCGGCCTGCTGATCGCCGCGCAGCGGATCGGCGCCGCCGAGAAGCGCGAGGCCGCCGCGGGCGAGGTCCAGGTCGCAGCGGAGGCGGTCGCGCCGTCCGCGGACAGCCCCGAGCAGCTCATCGAGCAGATGCGCGTGCACACCCTCGAGATCCTGCTGGCGCCCGACCTGGTCGACCTCGTCGGCTCGGGCCCCGACCAGGACCTGCTCGTGCGGGTGCGCGGGCTGCGCCGCAAGATCGCCATGGACCTCGGGATCGTCGTCCCGCCGGTCCGCACCCGCGACTCGGTCGACCTGCCGCGCGCGACGTACGTCGTGCGGATCGCCGGCGTCGAGGTCGGGCGCGGCGAGGCGCCCGGCGGTCGCGTGCTCGCGCTCGGCGACGACCTCGGGTCGCTGCCGGGGCAGAGCGTCGTGGAGCCGGTCTTCGGCCTCGCGGGCAAGTGGGTCCCCGCCGAGCTGCGGCACGCCGCGGAGATGGCGGGCGCGACGGTCGTCGACCGCGTCTCGGTGCTCATCACGCACCTCGGCGCGATCATCACGCAGAACGCCCCGCGCCTGCTCGGCCGCGAGGACGTGCGCGTGCTGACCGAGGGCGTCAAGCAGGTCAACCCGTCGGTCGTCGACGAGCTCGTGCCCGGCCTGCTGTCGCTCGGCGAGGTCCAGCGCGTGCTCCAGGGCCTGCTCGCCGAGGAGGTCGCGATCCGCGACCTGTCCCGCATCTACGAGGCGCTCACGCTGCGCGCGAAGGTCACGACCGACCCCGAGCAGCTCGTCGAGGCCGCGCGCGGCGCGCTCGGCCCGGCGCTGACCGCGCAGTACACCGCGGGCGGGGCCCTGCGGGTCATCACGCTCGACCCGGGCCTCGAGCAGTCGCTCGTCGAGAACCTGCGCCCCTCCGACGCGGGCTCCCAGGTCCTCGTCGACCCGGCGCGCCTCGACGCGATCCTCGCCCAGCTGGGCAACGCCGTCGCGGCCGCCGAGGCGAGCGGGGACCCGGTCGTGCTCGTGTGCGCTCCCGCGCTGCGCCCGGCGGTGCGCCGGCTCGTGCTGCTCGGCCTCCCGCGGCTCCCCGTCCTCTCGTACTCCGAGGTCACGGGCGCCGGTATCCAGATCGAGACCG
- the fliQ gene encoding flagellar biosynthesis protein FliQ: MDTNAVLDIGLDALVLAAKLCAPVLVTALVVGFVVSLLQSITQIQEVTLSFVPKALAAAAALLVSGHWMISELVSFTNDLYARIPALLGG, from the coding sequence ATGGACACCAACGCCGTCCTCGACATCGGGCTCGACGCCCTGGTGCTCGCGGCCAAGCTCTGCGCCCCCGTGCTCGTCACCGCGCTCGTCGTGGGGTTCGTCGTGTCGCTCCTGCAGTCGATCACGCAGATCCAGGAGGTCACGCTCAGCTTCGTGCCCAAGGCCCTCGCGGCCGCGGCCGCGCTGCTCGTCTCGGGCCACTGGATGATCTCGGAGCTCGTCTCCTTCACGAACGACCTGTACGCGCGCATCCCCGCGCTGCTGGGCGGCTGA